The genomic DNA TTCGGCTCGATGCGCAGCCAGCAATCGCCGAACTGCCCCGCGCCGCCCGTCTGCTTCTTGTGACGACCCTGCGCCTCGGCCGTCTTGCGGATGGTCTCGCGATACGGAATGCGCACGGGGATGAGCTTCGCCTCCACGCCCGTCTGCTCCTTGAGTCGGGCGATCAGCGTCTCGATCTGCGCCTCGCCCATGGCCGTGATCACCGTCTGGTGCGTCTCTTCGCTACGGTTGATGATCAGCGTGGGGTCGTTCTCGGCCGCGCGAGCCAGAAACGTTCCCAGCTTGTCCTCGTCCTTCTTGTTCGCCGCCTCGATGGCCACCGGGTACTGAGGGACGGGCAGCGGCAAGGGGTCGATGGCCACGTCGCCCGACTTCGACATCGTGTCGCCGGCACGCGTATCGGTGAGCTTCGGCACCACGATGATGTCGCCGGCCTTCGCGCTCTTCACGTCGGTGGCCTCCTTGCCCATCATCACGTAGAGGTGGCCCAGCCGGTCCTTCTTGCCTGTGCGCGCGTTGATCAGCTCCATGCCCGGTTCCAGCACGCCCGAGATGACCTTGAGGAAGCTCAAGCGGCCTACGAACGGGTCGGACACCGTCTTGAAGATGAACGCGGCGGGCTCGCCCGTCTCGTCGACGAACGTCTCCTCGCCGTTGGCCAGACGGAAGCGCCCGTGATGGCGAGGATGCGGGAAGTAGGTGGCGATGTCCTCCATGACGCCCTGGATGCCCTGCTCGATGATCGTGGAGCCCACGAACACGGGAATGAACAGCTCCTGCGCGATGGCCTTGTCCAACAGCTGCTCGAGCTCGTCTTGGGTGAGCTGCTCCTCGCCGTCCAGGTACTTCATCATGAGATCGTCGTCGGCCTCGACCACGAGGTCGCACAGCTTGTCGCGCGCGGCTTGGGCGGCATCGGCGTACTCGGGCGGAATCTCCTCGATGCGCTCCTTCTCGCTGCCGGCATCGAAATAGCGCGCCTTCATGCGGATGATGTCGATGACGCCCTCGAAGTCCTTGTCGACGCCGATAGGAATGGTCACCGGCCCCAGACGCGAACCGAAGCGCGCATGCAGCAGCGCCATGGCCGTGTCGAAGTCGGCGTTCTCGCGGTCGATATGGTTGATGAACACGGCGCGCGACAGACGCATGTCCTCCGCCTCGCGCCACAGCTTGGTGGTCATGACCTGCGGGCCTGCCACGGCGTCCACCACGAACAGTGCCATCTCGGCCGCTTGCATGGTGGCCAGCGTGTCGCCGATGAAGTCGGGGTGTCCGGACGTATCAAGCAGGTTGATCTTGTAGTCCTTGTACGGAATGGGGGCAATGGAGGTGCCGATGGTGAATTTGCGCCGGATCTCCTCATCGTCGTAGTCGAGGTAGGATTTCCCGTCGTGCGTCGTGCCCATGCGGGGCGTACGGCCGGAGACGTGCAGCATCGCTTCGGCGAGCGATGTCTTGCCGGCGCCGTCTTGGCCCACCAGCACAATGTTTCGCACGTGTTCGGTAGCAGGAGCTGCCATGTTGACCACCAACTTTCCTGTTGCGTGGCCCACGCCGTTGTCGTTTCTGCCAAGGCGCGAACCACAGTCGAGCCTAACCTACGAACTTCAAACGCGATCTTGAAACCTTGACCCATAGTGTATCGCAAAACAGCCGCTTTCGGCGTCCACAACGACGGAATTAGGCGGGCTCGGATCACGCTCCCGATGCCCCTCGCATCCATCTTTGAAGAAGCCGCGAGCAACACGTTACCGAACGGTGACGAACTCGTAGCCGCGGGCGCGCCGCACGACATGCGGTTCGCGCAGCCCGTATAATCGAAGCAGACACGCGGCACGAAACCGCACCCCACCGTAAGCGAGGAGACCATGAGCGACCCAAGCCCCATCATCGACGTCAACCCCGTCGCAAGCACCAGCGACGCCGCGAAAAGCGCAAGCCCGTCGGGCAGCGACACGTTCCGCGCGCCATCGTACGGGAAGGACGCCGCGCAGGCCGCCGTTAACGCCACTATCATCGACGAAGGGCGCGTCTCGAAGAAGAAGCCCAACCGCATCGGCGGCGCCGTGCAGACGGCCATCGGCGGCGCCATCATGCTGGTAGGCGTGCCCATGCTCATCCTGCCCGGTCCCGGCTTGCTGGCCATCGGCGGCGGCGCCGTCATAGCGGGCAACGGCATCAAGAAGGTGCTGGGGAAGTAAACCGGCCGCAGCAGAAACGAAGCGGGCCCATCATCGCGATGGGCCCGCTTCTTCATTTCGGAACAGCTTAGAACGAGAGCGTCTGCGCCGCGTCTGGCTCTTCCCGATACTCACCGAACGCAGAGCGGTAACTGTAGTTCGTGAGCCCGCGCAGCTCATCATCGTCTGCGGCGTAGTACGACACCATCTGGACGAACTCGCCGGTCATATAGTCGTGCTTGCGATACATGATGCCCGAATGGTAGCCGGTTCCCGTCTCGCCCGTCTCG from Eggerthella lenta DSM 2243 includes the following:
- a CDS encoding elongation factor G gives rise to the protein MAAPATEHVRNIVLVGQDGAGKTSLAEAMLHVSGRTPRMGTTHDGKSYLDYDDEEIRRKFTIGTSIAPIPYKDYKINLLDTSGHPDFIGDTLATMQAAEMALFVVDAVAGPQVMTTKLWREAEDMRLSRAVFINHIDRENADFDTAMALLHARFGSRLGPVTIPIGVDKDFEGVIDIIRMKARYFDAGSEKERIEEIPPEYADAAQAARDKLCDLVVEADDDLMMKYLDGEEQLTQDELEQLLDKAIAQELFIPVFVGSTIIEQGIQGVMEDIATYFPHPRHHGRFRLANGEETFVDETGEPAAFIFKTVSDPFVGRLSFLKVISGVLEPGMELINARTGKKDRLGHLYVMMGKEATDVKSAKAGDIIVVPKLTDTRAGDTMSKSGDVAIDPLPLPVPQYPVAIEAANKKDEDKLGTFLARAAENDPTLIINRSEETHQTVITAMGEAQIETLIARLKEQTGVEAKLIPVRIPYRETIRKTAEAQGRHKKQTGGAGQFGDCWLRIEPNPGAGYEFVDEIVGGKIPRGYLPAIDKGVQDAMREGFLAGYPMEDIKCAVYDGSYHSVDSNEMAFKTAARIGFRAACEKADPILLEPMANLDVTVGEEYAGAVMGDISTRRGRIVGTDSNDAGETVIMVRVPYAEVVTYTKDLRAITRGSGSYSIELEGYEPAPADVTKKLVEAYQAARAAGN